The genomic window CGCCCCGCGCTGTGTCTGGAGGCGAACTTCAGTTGGGGGCGAGGGAGCGCGCGCTCGCTGGGTAGGCTAAAGGAGATCTTGGCGAGCTTCTCACGTCCAAGGCACAAAACTCGCTACCTCAATGGTCTAGGGCCCAGAGCGAGCCTCTTTGCTCTGTTCGCTCACGCCCAACTAAGGTGCAGAGGGTCTAATGCCCCGATTCTGAGCCAACATGGGCTAGATCTCAGTATCTTCTCAGCCATGGTTTACCTTAAATATTTGTGTTAATTTCTTATATAGCTAATGGTTCTCCCTTCAGAAAAAGATCAGTGAGGTGGGTATACTTCAGGAAGGCAGGAGTGGAGGTGGAGAATGGGGTCCCCAGAGAAGAAGGCCTTGTGGttgtggaaggagaaggagaggagaatcACACGGCCATCTCCCCCGTCTCAGCGATCTCTCTCGCAGAGAAGAAAAAGCTTAAGAGAGGGTCTCTGCTTCTCAGAGAGTGTAGCAAATCCCCGTGTGCAGACTGCCAGGGTTGGAGGGGTCTCTCCCCCTTGGGCAGCTCTGGAAAACAACTCGGGATAGAGCAGAAGGTGGAGTTTAGTAAAATTTTGcagtggtggggggaggacagATTTCTGCCAGATGACGCCTCGCGCAAAGGCTTTTTATGGGGATGGTCCTGCTACTTAGATACGCTAATACGGAAACTGAGGAGAGCTGAATGGATGCTGCTGCCAGCTAGTCTGGAGGAAGAGGGGGGTCACTAGACCTCTAGCCTCTTGAGTCGTCAATATTCCACAGTCTAGGCCCTGAGCTGTGGGAAGGGTGAGTGTTTGGGAGAAATAAGGGCACGATTTATGAGATGGGCTTTAACGTGTGGAAATCCCTCTAAGCTATTTCCTATCCGCAGCGCAAGCAAGGCAGCGCGATTGGGACAATAGGGTTGTCCTACAGGTTGGCAGTGAGAGCTGCAGCGAGACACAAGACCTTGCTCTCCTAGAATCAGCTTTCTCTTCTGAAAAAGGAGTGCTCTGGGCTGCGGAAGCTCTCCGAGTTCCAACTCAGATGTGGCACCTCACCTGCGTGACCTTCCGCACCTTCCGTACGGGCGTGGCTACCACTTTCGGTGCCCCCCGCGGCTGCGCGCAGGTACGCAGCGACAGCGCCGTGGCCCCGCTCCTCAGCCAGGTCCACGGGCAGGCGGCCCCAGGCATCGCGCACGTCCAGCCGCGCCCCGGCTCGGTGCAGCACCACCAGCGTGTCCAGGAAGCCCTCCCGGGCCGCGTCGTGCACAGGGCGGGTGAGGGTGACGGGGTCGGCACAGTTGGGGTTGGCGCCgtggagcagcagcagctgggccACGCGGGTGCTGCCCATCATCATGACCTGCCGGGAGAGCAGAGTGGTCAGGACAgggacagggggcaggggcaAGTTTAAAGAACCTATTTGTGAAGCCCCTACCCCATGCAGATGCCGCTACAAGCCACGGGCGTCTATTTATTCTATTTGCTTTCAGTTACCACCTCCCTTAGACAGTTCTGCTTATTCCATTTTTCTGTCCACATTGAATTCCATTATATTCTCCAAACTTTTGCGGAATTCCAGCCACACCCTATTGTCTGTCAGAGGCATGACAATAGCAAAAGAGTGAGAGACGAACTGGCTTGAACTATAGCCTAACCTCCTATAGCCCCCCCACCCATTTTGATACAAAATTATATAAGGCCCAGAGATTTTGTATGGTTTTCTGTTGTATATCCAAGCCCAGGACATAATAATTGTTAAAAAGTGAaagtgaaaacaacaacaaatctttAATTCctaaaaaacttttaatataCACTTAGCCTACCAGAATGTTAAAATTCACTCTAAGTATAAAATGAGGGTTCTCTAACCAGCCCCCAAATTCCTTCCCATAATGAGCTGAAGAATGTCCCCAAAGATGTGTACTACCTAACACTTGAAAGCTGTGAATATAATACCTTACATGGGAAGAGAGGCTTcccagatgtgattaaattaaggattttgagagaGATTAACATGGATTATCAGgatgggcccaatgtaatcacaaattCCCTTATGAGGTTACAGAAGAAAGATCTAAGAATGGAGGTCAGAGAGAAGAAGATGCAGGGACCATGAGCACAGGAATGTTGATGGCCATTAGAAGttggaaacagattctcccctagaactTCCAAAAGAAATGCAGCATTGTGGATCCATTTTAGACttcaacctccagaactataagataataaatttatgttggtTTGAGACACAAaagttgtggtaatttgttacagcagaaaTAGGAAACTAAGAAACTTCCCAAGTTTATATACTCTGAGAGTTCATTAAACAGGAGGTGCTCCCTTCATTTGTTTGATAAATCGTCTTTGAAACAAAGTCATTAccaaagaggattttttaaatagtatctaCAATCACAGCAACCTTACAATTTGAGTGTTACATGGCAGATGGCAGTGgtagataattttcttttaggCTAACCACTATTTGATTATATTAGCTAGACTTATAGTGACTgtataaaaaggaattatttttaattacattctGCATTAAAcgtaaataattatttctctaagCCAAGGAACATCTGCGAAGCCTCTTTtcccatgtaaggtaacatacaCTTAACTGATTTTAAaggttttcattatattttgcaGTATTAAAGTATGAAAGAAACCTAACACTTAAATACTTAAATCTAAATAGCAAtccaaagctgaaagaaaaagaatcgattaaatgaatatttgtagAGTGCTTAAATCCATTtgataagatatttaaagtaattataattttctataaactAATTAGTTTTGTATTAAACACAAGGTTGGTTAGGGTTCTAAACCAAAACCATGCACTCTTTTCTCTATGTTCTTATTTTccctattaaaaaaattgttaaaactaattatccaacttttttctttttgtatttaaacAAAGTCTCTTCAAACATATTCCAAACTTCAAGGCCACACTCAGTCTCTGAGcaaaatcttagagaaatgagaaatcaTGCATGCATTCTTTTTAAAGGACTCATGGTTTTCTTCTACCATCACACAACCTCTCTACTCTCAAAATCCCTTCACACttaaaatcccaaataatctCAAGTTTTaaggcattttgtttttatttttatatatgtatgttaagGTATATAAAATTTATCCTATGTAGCATTGTTTCAGGAAAGGAAGATGACTTGTGAAATCTGTGCAATTGCAGGTACAGTTACTTTCCTTTGTCTTGTTATGCTTGAATTTGTGCAGTGAGCCTTTGtttcacatacattttatttttcacaatccAAAATCATTGTCAACACTGGGAATAAAACTAGGGTGGTGACGAACAGGGAGAAatagggttttttggttttgggttttttttttttttttttttagcctggaTTTAGGAATTTAGTGAAGGcaaacaacaacagcaaatacccagcacccccacccccacccacaacCGGAGTCAGGAGGGAAGAAACCACATTTCTGAACCGTGAGGAATCCAAAACTCTCTCAACTGCGTTAATCTATAGCAAgtcaaaagtaacaaaaataataggaGGTACCCTCAAAATGGTAGCTAAATCGACGGCATTATCTCAGGCAAGATCACactgtttttcttcatctatgtCTGTCTGTATTCCCTAAATTCTCACAAGCACAGATGTGCCATACACggttaaagtaaaaataaacacaacatgCAGTTGCTTCTGAAcaatttcaatgaatatttattcaatttacaCAGCAGAAGGTTTCCAGTACAATCGCCGCTAGCACAGAAGATGATCCGCTCCCTTCAGGGGTCTATGAGTTCCGGCCTAGTGGGCCCAACAaatcttccatttctttaaaatcttgctTTACGTTCGTAACTGTGTATCAGATGGAGAGCACACCTCGGACTATATTAACACGAACAGGCTCCCCCCTCCCGATCTCAGACCAGACATCTGCCCTGCACGtgcctccccatctcccctccccccccccccccccccccccccgcggcttcctctgcccccaggacGCGGACACTGGAAGCTCCGGGCTCCAGACACCACCTGGGACCTCACCAGGGAGTCTCCCCGTCCCCGACCAGCGACCGGCAGACCTGGAGGACTCCCTTGCAAACCCTGTGCCGCACAGTCGTCCGCCACCGCCtcctcccgccgcccgcgcgcTCACCCACCTGAATCGGGCTCCGACCCAGGCGGTTCGGCGCGTCGGGAGGCGCCCCCGCCGCGAGCAGCGCCCGCACCTCGTCCGCGCGGCCCCGGGCTGCCGCCGAGGCCAGCCAGTCGGCGAAGGGCTCCATGCTGCTCCCGAGCGCGGGCCcccggctccctccctccctccctccttcccgcCGCGGCCGTCGGGCGCCAGCGGCCCGCCCCAGCCTCTCGTGACCCGCccgcccctcctctcccctcctctcccctcctccggGGCCGGCGGAAGCGGCCCCCAGACTCGGCCCCTCGACTCCTCCAACCCGACTCTTTCAATCCAGGAGAGCGCCCTCCGCTCTCAACTCGCTGCGAAACGAGTCGCCCCACGCGTGGCCTCTGCCGTCTCGGTTCCACGGCTCCCCCAGGGGAGCACGACCGAGCCGCGGGGGCAGGGAGCCGCGGGCCGCCCCACAGCTGCCCTCGCGCCGCGTCGCTCCGCGCTCCGCCCCGCCTGCGCTCCCCGAGCCGGgcgctgcccccccgcccctccccccgctgcccatcgccccccgcccctcccccgtcGCCCgtcgccccctcccccggccgcccatggcgccccgcccccccccccgccgcccatTGCGCCCCTGTCGCCCCTCCCCCGTCGCCCgtcgccccccgcccctcccccgtcGCCCgtcgccccctcccccggccgcccattgcgccccgcccccccccgccgcccatcacccctccccccgccgcccatTGCGCCCCTGTCGCCCCTCCCCCGTCGCCCgtcgccccccgcccctcccccgtcGCCCgtcgccccctcccccggccgcccattgcgccccgccccccccaccgcccatcacccctccccccgccgccccttGCGCCCCTGTCGCCCCTCCCCCGTCGCCCgtcgccccccccgcccctcccccgtcgcccctcccccagccgcccattgcgccccgcccctccccccgccgcccatCGCTCCTCCCCCCGCCGCCCATTGCGCCCCCCTCGCCCatcgcccccccgcccctcccccgtcGCCCgtcgccccctccccccgccgcccatggcgccccgcccctccccccgccgcccatcgacctccccccgccccttccccgtCGCccatcaccccctccccccgccgtccatcgccccccccccgcccctttccCGTCGCCCAttaccacccccccccgcccttccccgTCGCccatcaccccctccccccgccgcccatCGCCCCCCCGCCCCTTTCCCGTCGCCCATTaccacccccccgcccttcccCGCCGCCCatcgcccccccccgccccttcccggtCTCccatcacccccctccccccgccgcccatcgccccccccccccagcggaGGCGCACGCGGTCTCGGAGCCAGTTAACCCGATTAAAGCGACATTTCTCTCGTTTCCGTCCTCCGCTGTACAAACCCTCCGCATTTTAAAGCCGCACAGGATTTCTAACTAGCAAGTTCGAACCAGGGTGtttcatgtcacaaaatattGCTTCCTATTTTACTCAGAAGCAGCAGCTCGCTGTTCCTCGCCGGGTCCTGCGGGGGCCGGGTCCTGCGGTCACGCCGAGGCGCCCCGAGAGGTAACTTTCCCTTTCCCACCCAGCGTTCTACACCCGGACGGGCGCGCTGGCCCCGCGAGGCCAGAGACGCTCGCACACGCTGATCTGGGGGCGTCTGCAGACCCGCCGGCAGCCGTTGCCCCTACACACACCTGCAAAATGGATGACGAGGGCGAAGGTTTCCCAAACTAGTTGGTGCTCTGTATAAGGGCTGCTCCGGAGCAGACGGGGTCTGTTTAAGAGGGATGATGGAGATCTCCGCCAACACGCAAATAGGAAACTGGCCAGAGAGTCACTGGGCTGATCGACTCCGTTCTTAATAATTAATTACTCGAGACCGGAAAAAAGTGCTGAGAGTTCAAGAAACAGTTGCTTAGTGATTCAGAGACCAGGTTCACACTGCGTCCTTGAGGCGCTCCTCTCCCgccgcaccccccccccttctcttcttccttactGGAAAAAAACCTTACAAGTTATCTTAGTTAAAATGGGAGGCTAAGAGTGGTCCCTACTTCATAGGGCTGTTGTGACTTTTAAATTGATGACCGTacaagcatttagaacagtgtgGCACATCTTTAGCTAATACCTTACTTCTTAAGTTTCCCATTTTGAGGATTCTCTTACAATCTTGTGACGCACAGAGAATAAAATGCTTTGGATAGAATTATGAATACTATATGAAAGGGAAAGCCAAGAAGACTTTAATCTCTGAAAAGATAAAGgacaccctccacccccctcatatttatttgtctatttatctatttatttttaaaggtattattcatttattcatgagagactgagagagagagagaggcagagacacaggcagagggagaagcaggccccatgcagggagcccgatgtggaactcgatccaggaatgcgggactcgatccacggactccgggatcgcgccctgggcggaaggcaggcgctaaacctctgaccACCAGGCGTTCCCACCTCCCTcatatttaataaagttaaaCAGATCTAAGAGGgtaacaagcaaaagaaaattcagcATAGTTCTAATTTTGCCTGTGGCTATTTTTCCTGTGGttgatatattttaagatatatattattttttaaaaaaagatttttatttattcatgagagagagagagaggcagaggcataggcagagagagaagcaggctccatgtaggaagcctgatgcgagactcaatcccaggaccccgggatcacaccctgagccaaaggcagatgttcaaccactgagccacccaggcgtcccaagatatatattatttttaaaaattggcttgcTCAGGCTTTGCTGATACCTTAAAGCACATGCTTCATCTGCCTACTAGACAACACAGCTCTACTCAAGAGTTATGTTTCAATCCCTAGTTGACTTATCTTGAAACTCCCAAAATACTTTCA from Canis lupus familiaris isolate Mischka breed German Shepherd chromosome 11, alternate assembly UU_Cfam_GSD_1.0, whole genome shotgun sequence includes these protein-coding regions:
- the CDKN2A gene encoding cyclin-dependent kinase inhibitor 2A isoform X2, translating into MRCEDPDLSSSFSRLVMMMGSTRVAQLLLLHGANPNCADPVTLTRPVHDAAREGFLDTLVVLHRAGARLDVRDAWGRLPVDLAEERGHGAVAAYLRAAAGGTESGSHARTEGAEGHAARTSRIEL
- the CDKN2A gene encoding cyclin-dependent kinase inhibitor 2A isoform X1 — its product is MEPFADWLASAAARGRADEVRALLAAGAPPDAPNRLGRSPIQVMMMGSTRVAQLLLLHGANPNCADPVTLTRPVHDAAREGFLDTLVVLHRAGARLDVRDAWGRLPVDLAEERGHGAVAAYLRAAAGGTESGSHARTEGAEGHADSPDFKN
- the CDKN2A gene encoding cyclin-dependent kinase inhibitor 2A isoform X4 — its product is MEPFADWLASAAARGRADEVRALLAAGAPPDAPNRLGRSPIQVMMMGSTRVAQLLLLHGANPNCADPVTLTRPVHDAAREGFLDTLVVLHRAGARLDVRDAWGRLPVDLAEERGHGAVAAYLRAAAGGTESGSHARTEGAEGHAARTSRIEL
- the CDKN2A gene encoding cyclin-dependent kinase inhibitor 2A isoform X3, with the translated sequence MMMGSTRVAQLLLLHGANPNCADPVTLTRPVHDAAREGFLDTLVVLHRAGARLDVRDAWGRLPVDLAEERGHGAVAAYLRAAAGGTESGSHARTEGAEGHAARTSRIEL